Within Anaerolineae bacterium, the genomic segment CGGCCGATGGTGAGCGATCGCGGACGAACAAAATGCTGAGATCGATAGCATCCAGCCCTAGGCTGGCTCCCATGCGCGCCCACTCCACCACCGTCATGCGGCCGGCGATGATGTCGTCGAAAAACGAAACGGGCAGGCAGCTCAGCTTCATTGCAGTTCTTCACTCCCAAGGTGGATAAACGAGTTAGCAAAGACTGTCTCGTCACTCTATTAACCTTCATTGCCTCGCTACTCAGTCATCCTCTTTCCACCGCATATTCGCGGCGTACTCTTCGGCGATCTTACGCATGTCCCAATAAAAGCTGGGGATATCAGCAGGCGCCCATGTGTCGTCTATGATGCATACCGGGATGCCGATGGTATCTGGGGCCAAGGTTTCCATCATATACCGGAAGTTGGCGAGCATTTGCTCCGGTGTCTCCCCGAAGTCGAACATGACCTCGATCAGCCCCCACCCAGCGAATACTTGTCGCAGCTCCGGAAACTCTTTGTAGCTGTAGCGATAGGAACAGTTCAGCCCCTTTAGCTTGGGGGTGTGGGCTGTGTAGAGCCATTTGCAGGGGTGGGGGCCGCAGTTGTGGAGCAGACCACTGCCCCAAGGAGCGTACAGACGATTGTTATAGGGAATGCTGAACTCTCGAAAGATCTCTGGCCCAATGGTGGCGCACACATCGTCGCTGACAAAGCTCTTGTATTTCTCTGGTGCCCAGATAGGGTCGAAGTCAATGCCCGTCATGCGCTCGATGCCGCCTACCGCATCCACGATGGCGTAGTACAGCTCAAGCTGAACGTCGGTGACCATGTTGAGTAGGTAGTGCATGGCCTGTGGATTGTCATAGAAGCCGGTGTAGAGCAGATTGGTGTCGAGCAAGTCTTTGCACGTGTTAAGAGGGCCGCCGCTGTCAATCCCTGTGATGTAGACATCCGGCGGCAGGTTTTCGGCGTGGTAGCGCAGCCGCTGCAGGTTCTGCGGCGCGAGGCCGGCGTCTAGCCCCGGCTTCTGCAGTGTATACACCTGCTCTAGATCAGCGATGATGTGCCCTCCCGTCCCTGGCGGCTGGTTGGGATCATCACTCCAGTACGGCTCCATGCCGAACATGGTGGCGATGGTCATGTAACCGAACGTGACTCGGGCGAACGGGATATAGTCATCGGGGATCAGTGCTAGCGACCTGCGGATGATCTCCAGGTTGACCTGGAACTGGATCTCTGTGCTCTCATACTGCTCGCGCAGGGTATAACCACACGAGGGGTTGAGCCACAGGATTACCGGGATGTGATCTACCCGCCGGTAGTCCCATAGACGACGTCGCAGCTCTTTGCGCTGCTCGATCTGATCGTGATCAATGTCCAAATGGATCATACGCTAGCCTCTGGCTTTCAGCCCTCGACAGTTAGCAATTGTCCTTCGTCGGTAGCTATATCAAGGTCCGCATGTAGGACACCGTCTGCTCGGCAGCGGTGTCTGGATCTGGTTGGGCTAACAGTTCCGCCGAGAGGAACCCCTGATAGCCAAGCTCACGTAGTGTGGCCACGATAAGGGGAAAGGGAATGAGGCCGCTCCCCGGCGGCCGGCGATGGTTATCGCCCAAGTGTATATGCCACAGGCGGCCGGCTGCCATAGCACGCCGAAACGGCTCCGTCCACGAGCTCTCCTCGATGTTAGCGTGGTACGTGTCGAGCAATAGCCCTAGGGCTGGGTGGGCCACCTCGTCGAGAAACGCCAACCCCTCATCGGCATTTCGGATGAGGTCCATCTCGTAACGGTTCAGCGGCTCCAGGACCAGGCGAACACCGCGGGCGGCTGCCTCGTCGGCTGCCGAGCGCAACAAGGCGATCAGCCGGCCACGTGCCCCATCGCCAACAGTTGCAGCGCGGCCCCGAAAGCTGCCGATGGTGACGAGAGGGGCACCTATTGCGGCGGCGAAGCTGATCAGTTCGTGCAAGCGAGCCTCCGCTTGCTGAGCCTTTACCGGGTCAGCATGGAGCAGGGTCAGGCCCGTTGCGAAGGCGATGGCGCCACTCCCCACCGCTGCAGCAGCCAGGCCGTATTGGTTGAGCGCAGCGCGTATGGCACCGGCATCGAGCTGCGCCGGATCACACGTCATCAGCTCCACGCCATCCACACCCAGACGGGCTGCCTTCGCCAACTTCTCCTCGAAGGTGCCACTAAGGAGTGCTACCGGCACGATCGGTTGGACCTCGGGTGTCTGAATCGCCAGAGAGAGTTTCATCCTCTAAGGACCTCCATTTCAAACGCCTGCATAGAGTCGTGCAAAATCGCCATCATCTCGTCTATCTGCGCCTTCGTAGTGATGAGCGGCGGCGCCATGAGGATGGCATCGCCGGCCACGCCGCGCACCATGCCCGTACAAGGGTACGTCACCAGCCCGCGCTCGAAGGTCAGCCGATTAAACAGGTGTGCGACCTCGCGCTGCGGCGGGAAAGGCTCCTTGGTCGCCTTATCGCGCACGAACTCGAAGCCCACCATCATGCCGCGGCCGCGCACATCACCTACGGTGCGGTATTCGAGCAGACTTTGCAACTGTTGCAGGAAGTACTCGCCGACGACGCAGGCGTTTTCGACCAAGTTGTGCTTTTGGATATAACGGATGGTTTCAATCGCAGCCGTCATGCCGACAGCGCTGGCGTTCAAAGTATGGCCAGCGCGAAAGTGAGCGTTGGCAGCCCGCAGCGTCTCCCACAATTCGTTGCGCGCGATGACAGCCGCTACCGGATAGTGGCCACTAGTCAATGACTTGGAAAGGGCGATGATGTCAGGTGTGGTGTCCCAATGCTCGATTCCCCACCACTTGCCCGTGCGCCCCAATGCCGTCATCACCTCATCGGCGATGAAGAGGACATTATATCGGTCGCAGATCTGGCGGATGATCTGAAAGTAGCCATCCGGCGCCGGGCAGACGCCCAGTGCCGCTCCCACCACTGGCTCAGCGATGAACGCGGCCACATTCTCTGGCCCGGCTTGGCAGATGGCATCTTCCAGCACACGGGCGCAGAGCAGATTGCACTCCGGGTAGGTCTTCTCGAAATAGCAGCGGTAGCAGAACGCCGGCGGGATCTTGGGCATATCGCGAAACATCGGGGTGAACATCCTGCGCCGACCCGTGTGGCCGGAGATGCTCACCGAGAAGATATTATCGCCGTGAAACGCCTGCCAGCGGCCGATGATAATGTGCTTGGAGGGCTGCCCCTTGACGACCCAGTACTGTCGAGCTAAGCGAGCAGCGTCGTCAGTAGCATCACTGCCGGTGACGGTCATCCAGACTTTGCAGTTGTGGCGCAACTCACCAGGTGCCAACTCGGCCAGGAGATCGGCCAGCTCCAACAGCTTTTCATTAGAGAAGACGTGAGCCGGATAGAAGGAATAGGCTTCAGCTTGCTTCGCCATAGCGGCAGGGATCTCCTTCACCCCGTGTCCTACGGACGTCACCACGGAGGAGCCGCCAGAGCCATCAATGTAACGTTTACCATTCGTATCCCAAAGGTAAATCCCCTCGGCCCGCGCGATGATGGGATAGGGCCAATCCCAACGGCGTTGCACCGCTACCTCGTTTGGTCTACTCATGTTCACGCACTCCTTAACATTACTGAGTATAATCGCTGGTCGCTCTTTTCAGAGCGCGCTCTAATGCTGCATCGGCGCCGGGCGGCAAGGGAACCGGACCGGCCGTTGCGAGAATCTCCTCCACGCGTTCGTGAGCGACCTCGTGGATCATCTTCGCCCCGGCTTGTTCCCACTCCTGGATGGTCTGGCGGCGGAACAGGCGCGGGAAGAACAGTTCCCGGCGAAAATAGCGCACGGTATGATCGTGACCGAGGAAGCTTCCCCCGTAACCCACCTCTCGGATTACATCTAAGGCCAGCGTATCTTCGTTGATTTCAATGCCGGCTAGGATGCGTCGGATCATATGCACCAGCTCATCACAGATCACCACCATCTCTCGTGATCCGTATTGTCCCCAGGAGAGGGTCCCCAGGCTCTGGTTGAGGGTCATGCCCGCCAGCCCGTTAAGCAGCATGCTCATCATGGCTTCGCTGGCCGCCTCGGCATCTGGCACTTTCGCTTCGACACCGCCGCCCAGCCCATAGATGGGAAGTTGATAGTGACGAGCGATCTGAGCGGCAGCGATCTTGCCCAGGTTCTGCTCTGGGCTACCATACGTGCACTGTGTCGTAGCCATATCGAAGACGTCGGTGTCAGGCTTCAGGACGACAGGGGCCCCGGGGCAAACCAATTGCGTCAACGTCAGACCGAAAAGTACCTCGGCCAGGGTGAGGGCTAGCGTGCCGGCGACAGTGGCCGGGCCGGTAGCACCCATCAGAGGGCCGGGTGAGTACAAGATGGGCACCCCGGCCAGCACAGCGTCTACGATCCCCTCATTCATGACGGTAACCTTGAGTGGCGAGATCGGGGTGACGATCCCCATCACGCTAGGCTTCTGCCGCAGGGCCTCTTCTCCACCCGAAACCGCTGCCGTCATCTCTAGAAGGTGCTCTGTAAAGCGTCGATCGAGGATGTTGATGACCGTGGGCTTGGTGGTGTTACGGAAGATAGCATCAAAGTCGTGGAAGAAGATGTGGTTCGTTGGCATATCCGCCGACATGCACAGGGTCTGCACAAAGTCAATATTGGGGAGCGCATGCCCCAGGCGCGTGTTGAGGATCATGTCCTGCTTGGTGGGCTGGCGTGGGCGCCACAGATCGTAGTCAAAGAAGAGAGGCTCCGAGGTCCCGCCCATACCGTAATAGACGCGACCCGGCTCCAGGAGCAAGTCCATCGCTGGATCATTACGGCCGTATAGGATAAATGAGCGTGGCGCCGATCGGATAGCCGTCTCGATCATGTCTGATGGCACGCGAATCACACGGGCTTCCCGATCTACCCAAGCACCACCCTTCTCGAAAAGATCGAGGAACAGGTCTGACTCGCTAAGGACACCCGGGTTCTCCAACAGGGAAAGCGCGGCCTGATGTACCTGTTCAACTTGGCTTTCTGTCAGGATGTTTAGCATACCACCCTTCATACCAGTTTTCATGGAAGCCCTCTCTTTGTTGTTCAGCGCATGCGGATGACAACAGGATGGGTCAGTCACTCTCCTTCACTCGTTGCACAACATGGACAGATACGGCGCGTCCGGATCGCCGCCCAACTTCTGCCACGCTTCCGCGAAAATGCGCCGCACTTCGCAGATGGCATCTGCAGGTGGCTTGTATGCATAGCTGGCCAAACGGCCCAGGATCTCCTCGCGGGCGCGTTGACGCGCTGTCTTCCCATATCCTCCCTGGAACGTATGCCACGTCGTACGGTCCAGGATGCGCGGGAACCAGTAAGTCGAACGATAGTGATCTA encodes:
- a CDS encoding sugar phosphate isomerase/epimerase, whose translation is MKLSLAIQTPEVQPIVPVALLSGTFEEKLAKAARLGVDGVELMTCDPAQLDAGAIRAALNQYGLAAAAVGSGAIAFATGLTLLHADPVKAQQAEARLHELISFAAAIGAPLVTIGSFRGRAATVGDGARGRLIALLRSAADEAAARGVRLVLEPLNRYEMDLIRNADEGLAFLDEVAHPALGLLLDTYHANIEESSWTEPFRRAMAAGRLWHIHLGDNHRRPPGSGLIPFPLIVATLRELGYQGFLSAELLAQPDPDTAAEQTVSYMRTLI
- a CDS encoding aminotransferase class III-fold pyridoxal phosphate-dependent enzyme; translation: MSRPNEVAVQRRWDWPYPIIARAEGIYLWDTNGKRYIDGSGGSSVVTSVGHGVKEIPAAMAKQAEAYSFYPAHVFSNEKLLELADLLAELAPGELRHNCKVWMTVTGSDATDDAARLARQYWVVKGQPSKHIIIGRWQAFHGDNIFSVSISGHTGRRRMFTPMFRDMPKIPPAFCYRCYFEKTYPECNLLCARVLEDAICQAGPENVAAFIAEPVVGAALGVCPAPDGYFQIIRQICDRYNVLFIADEVMTALGRTGKWWGIEHWDTTPDIIALSKSLTSGHYPVAAVIARNELWETLRAANAHFRAGHTLNASAVGMTAAIETIRYIQKHNLVENACVVGEYFLQQLQSLLEYRTVGDVRGRGMMVGFEFVRDKATKEPFPPQREVAHLFNRLTFERGLVTYPCTGMVRGVAGDAILMAPPLITTKAQIDEMMAILHDSMQAFEMEVLRG
- a CDS encoding trimethylamine methyltransferase family protein, producing the protein MKTGMKGGMLNILTESQVEQVHQAALSLLENPGVLSESDLFLDLFEKGGAWVDREARVIRVPSDMIETAIRSAPRSFILYGRNDPAMDLLLEPGRVYYGMGGTSEPLFFDYDLWRPRQPTKQDMILNTRLGHALPNIDFVQTLCMSADMPTNHIFFHDFDAIFRNTTKPTVINILDRRFTEHLLEMTAAVSGGEEALRQKPSVMGIVTPISPLKVTVMNEGIVDAVLAGVPILYSPGPLMGATGPATVAGTLALTLAEVLFGLTLTQLVCPGAPVVLKPDTDVFDMATTQCTYGSPEQNLGKIAAAQIARHYQLPIYGLGGGVEAKVPDAEAASEAMMSMLLNGLAGMTLNQSLGTLSWGQYGSREMVVICDELVHMIRRILAGIEINEDTLALDVIREVGYGGSFLGHDHTVRYFRRELFFPRLFRRQTIQEWEQAGAKMIHEVAHERVEEILATAGPVPLPPGADAALERALKRATSDYTQ